The following are encoded together in the Brassica napus cultivar Da-Ae chromosome A9, Da-Ae, whole genome shotgun sequence genome:
- the LOC106401412 gene encoding cytochrome P450 71B28-like isoform X1, with amino-acid sequence MSISLCFLCLLPLIFIFFRKLQPSKWNLPPGPPKLPIIGNLHQRGELHPRNRRNLSQKYGPVVHLRFGFVPMVVISSKEAAEEVLKTHDLECCNRPETAGIRMISYNSKDIGFAPYGEEWRAMRKLSVVELFSSKKIQSFRYVREEENDLLVKKLSESASSESLVSLKKTLYTLVGSIVCRVGLGQNLHESEFIDEDGIADLVQRSELLTRTSMFSDLFPGRIGELIDLFTGQTKRLENAFSELDTFFQNVLDDHLKTGRRVQEGSDIIDVMIDMMRKQDSFKITTDHLKGMISDIFLAGVSTSASTMIWAMTELIRNPRVMKKVQDEIRTTLGDKKERLTEEDLNQLHYFKLMVKEIFRLHPAAPLLLPRETMSHIKIQGYDIPKKTQILINAYAIARDPNVWKNPDEFDPDRFVDSSVDYRGLNFELLPFGSGRRICPGMAMGIVIVEFGLLNLLYFFDWGLPEKEPAKKITTGDEVALDLVQVILP; translated from the exons ATGTCAATCTCTCTCTGTTTCCTCTGCCTCTTACCTCTtatctttatcttcttcagAAAACTCCAACCCTCGAAATGGAATCTTCCTCCGGGCCCGCCGAAGCTTCCGATCATCGGAAACTTACACCAACGCGGAGAGTTACATCCCAGGAACCGTAGGAACCTCTCCCAAAAGTACGGACCAGTAGTACACCTCCGCTTCGGATTCGTCCCCATGGTCGTGATCTCATCAAAAGAAGCAGCAGAGGAAGTGCTCAAGACTCACGATCTTGAGTGTTGTAACCGACCAGAGACTGCCGGGATCAGAATGATCTCTTACAACTCCAAAGACATCGGGTTTGCTCCTTACGGTGAGGAGTGGAGGGCCATGAGAAAGCTCTCGGTGGTGGAGCTCTTCAGCTCGAAAAAGATTCAGTCCTTTAGGTATGTTAGAGAGGAAGAGAATGACTTGCTGGTCAAGAAACTCTCTGAATCTGCTTCGAGTGAATCTCTGGTGAGTCTGAAGAAAACCCTTTATACGCTAGTCGGGAGTATTGTCTGTAGAGTAGGGCTAGGGCAGAATCTACATGAAAGTGAGTTCATCGATGAAGATGGTATAGCTGATCTTGTGCAAAGGTCTGAGCTGCTCACGAGAACTTCTATGTTCTCTGACTTGTTTCCCGGAAGAATCGGTGAACTCATAGATTTGTTCACTGGTCAGACAAAGAGACTAGAGAATGCTTTCTCGGAACTCGACACGTTCTTTCAGAATGTTCTCGATGATCATCTTAAGACTGGAAGAAGAGTACAAGAGGGGTCTGATATTATCGATGTGATGATAGATATGATGAGGAAGCAAGACTCTTTCAAGATCACCACAGATCATCTTAAAGGAATGATATcg GATATATTTCTAGCAGGGGTTAGCACAAGCGCATCCACAATGATATGGGCAATGACTGAGTTGATTAGAAACCCTAGAGTGATGAAGAAAGTACAAGATGAGATTAGGACAACGCTTGGGGACAAGAAGGAGAGACTCACAGAAGAAGATTTGAACCAACTTCACTACTTTAAGCTAATGGTCAAGGAGATATTTAGGTTACACCCAGCAGCTCCACTTTTGCTACCGAGAGAGACAATGTCTCACATCAAGATCCAAGGCTATGATATTCCCAAAAAGACACAGATCTTGATCAACGCTTACGCCATAGCACGTGATCCAAATGTGTGGAAAAACCCTGATGAGTTTGATCCTGATAGGTTTGTAGATAGTTCAGTAGATTACAGGGGATTAAACTTTGAGCTTTTACCGTTTGGTTCCGGTCGGAGAATCTGTCCAGGGATGGCGATGGGGATTGTCATTGTTGAGTTTGGACTTTTAAACTTGCTTTATTTCTTCGACTGGGGATTGCCGGAGAAAGAACCAGCCAAGAAGATCACCACCGGAGATGAAGTTGCTCTTGACCTCGTTCAAGTTATTCTGCCCTAA
- the LOC106401760 gene encoding cytochrome P450 71B2-like, translated as MEILLCFFLVLLLTLVSTIYLKNFKTSKFNLPPSPSSLPIIGNLHHLSGLPHRCFHNLSLKYGPVMLLRLGFVPVVVISSSEAAEAVLKTHDLECCSRPKTVGTGKLSYGFKDISFSPYGAYWREMRKIAVIELLSLKKVQSFRYIREEEVDYVVKKVSESALTQSPVDLSKTFFSLTASIICRVALGQNFHVDGFVIDQERIEELVTDGAIALGTFTFSDFFPGGAGRFLDWLFRRNKKINRAFKELDAFYQHVIDDHLKPEGRKNKDIVSLLLDMIDKEDADSFKPSMDNLKAIVMDVFLAGIDTSSITMIWAMTELVRNPRVMKKAQENIRITLGAKREKITEDDLGKVEYLSLIIKETFRLHPPLPFIIPRETMSHIKIQGYDIPPKTQIQVNVWAIGRDPKRWTDPEDFIPERFANSSVDFRGQHFELLPFGSGRRMCPAMPMGAATVELGLMNLLYFFDWGLPDGMKTGDIDMEEYGTLSIVKKVPLQLVPLRRYGCGVQEV; from the exons atggagatcttgctctgtttcttcttggttttgcttcttactcttgtATCAACAATCTATCTCAAgaattttaaaacttcaaaGTTTAATCTTCCTCCTAGCCCTTCAAGTCTTCCCATCATTGGGAACTTGCATCATCTTTCAGGATTGCCTCACAGATGTTTCCATAACCTCTCACTCAAATACGGACCGGTGATGCTTCTTCGACTCGGCTTTGTTCCAGTGGTTGTCATCTCATCGAGTGAAGCAGCTGAAGCGGTTCTCAAAACTCACGACTTGGAATGTTGCAGCCGACCAAAGACGGTCGGGACAGGAAAACTCTCTTACGGCTTTAAAGACATCTCATTCTCTCCGTACGGTGCTTACTGGCGGGAAATGCGAAAAATCGCGGTCATCGAGCTTTTAAGTCTCAAGAAGGTTCAGTCATTTAGGTATATAAGAGAGGAAGAGGTAGATTACGTGGTGAAGAAGGTATCGGAATCTGCTTTGACACAATCTCCTGTAGATTTAAGCAAAACCTTCTTTTCACTCACCGCAAGCATCATTTGTAGAGTAGCTTTAGGACAGAACTTCCACGTGGACGGGTTCGTTATCGATCAAGAAAGGATTGAAGAGCTTGTAACCGACGGAGCGATAGCTCTAGGGACTTTCACTTTCTCTGACTTCTTCCCTGGTGGGGCTGGAAGATTCTTAGACTGGTTGTTtcgaagaaacaagaagatcAACAGAGCCTTTAAAGAGCTTGATGCTTTTTATCAGCATGTGATTGATGATCACTTGAAGCCAGAAGGAAGAAAAAATAAGGATATTGTTTCCTTGTTGTTAGATATGATTGATAAAGAGGATGCAGATTCTTTCAAGCCTAGTATGGATAATCTAAAGGCAATCGTCatg GATGTGTTTCTTGCGGGGATAGATACAAGCTCTATAACAATGATTTGGGCGATGACAGAACTCGTTAGAAACCCAAGAGTGATGAAGAAAGCTCAAGAGAATATTCGAATCACCTTGGGAGCCAAAAGGGAAAAAATCACTGAAGATGATCTAGGCAAAGTTGAATACTTGAGTCTCATAATCAAGGAAACATTCAGATTACATCCACCACTTCCGTTTATAATCCCAAGAGAAACAATGTCTCACATCAAGATCCAAGGCTATGATATTCCCCCGAAGACGCAAATCCAAGTTAATGTATGGGCAATAGGACGTGACCCCAAGCGTTGGACCGACCCTGAAGATTTCATCCCTGAACGTTTTGCTAATAGTTCTGTAGATTTCAGAGGACAACATTTTGAGCTATTACCATTTGGTTCTGGTCGAAGGATGTGTCCGGCGATGCCAATGGGAGCTGCTACTGTGGAGTTAGGATTGATGAATTTGCTTTACTTTTTCGATTGGGGATTGCCTGATGGGATGAAAACTGGAGACATTGATATGGAAGAATATGGTACTCTCTCCATTGTCAAGAAAGTACCTCTTCAACTTGTACCCCTTCGACGTTATGGATGTGGAGTCCAAGAAGTTTAA